A single window of Solanum dulcamara chromosome 5, daSolDulc1.2, whole genome shotgun sequence DNA harbors:
- the LOC129888528 gene encoding 14 kDa proline-rich protein DC2.15-like yields the protein MAKFAIPSIALLLTLNILFFTMVSSTYVPCPPPPHSKPPHPTPTPTPSTPSTPSSKGKCPKDTLKLKVCANLLNDLVHLVIGSSPAKTKCCSLIKGLADLDAAVCLCTAIKGNVLGINLNVPLSLSLLLNNCGKYVPKDFQCA from the coding sequence ATGGCTAAGTTTGCTATACCCTCCATTGCTCTTCTTCTCACATTGAACATTCTTTTCTTCACTATGGTTAGTTCCACTTATGTCCCATGCCCACCACCCCCACACTCCAAACCCCCCCACCCTACCCCTACCCCTACCCCCTCCACCCCCTCTACCCCATCATCAAAAGGAAAGTGCCCAAAGGACACATTAAAGCTAAAAGTTTGTGCCAATTTGTTAAATGACTTAGTGCACCTTGTTATTGGAAGTAGTCCAGCCAAGACTAAATGTTGCTCTTTAATTAAAGGACTTGCTGACCTTGATGCTGCTGTTTGCCTTTGCACTGCTATTAAAGGCAATGTGTTGGGAATTAATCTCAATGTTCCACTTTCACTCAGCTTATTACTCAACAATTGTGGCAAATATGTCCCTAAGGACTTCCAATGTGCTTAA
- the LOC129890772 gene encoding uncharacterized protein LOC129890772, translating into MVEDDRYEKYPWGKITFSKLIKGMRQEFSNANQMYRLGGMPYALNVWIYECASQVPSEISVRVGNKIPRILNWRVVAVKPKFETFMSTIFSEYPCSNIVQSQHEMESIIINGSQQKPEASTSAPKVNFKKPHEVPGFEDFSTTPPTELLKRSSYVADTSSPLPSKRMKTFPAKKSIQVETANMHKDFIPPNESKKPVSLDNVSGAKSVVVDQKFKRLKNKIDSNHIDLLKAIDSMANRMTGTSSQVKTEDFDQTFHVVEQQEAPTGLKVHNFANKSDPPQKNDKSNVQEDIKGPEPSTMIKQVDNISEQNISADVPELFDQQVYSDTLKEDEPSVKIQKVDDVSQHNIVADDEPKTLIFTPQLKDVSAHQMEPQRADTDQLIANSDTLQNTVKKDGRVADDKTDKVEEQVEEIEKEKIKPSTSESNTSAPFSTETLDVIDALIYGLPLPAMPLTAVSHEQVQDECLLRDSQLPTTLSSKANVLSDDAKTPFRRSRIPSKILQPPYLSNFGSSEKGKENLSAVMHQTHPFEGFGICYHPPSELVTDYSQWIDKGLLKSHGNK; encoded by the exons ATGGTAGAAGATGATAGGTATGAGAAATATCCATGGGGAAAAATAACATTttcaaaattgataaaaggaaTGCGTCAAGAGTTTTCAAATGCCAATCAAATGTATCGTCTAGGCGGCATGCCATACGCTCTGAATGTTTGGATATATGAATGTGCATCTCAAGTTCCCTCTGAAATTTCTGTAAGAGTGGGTAataaaattcccagaattcttaACTGGCGTGTTGTCGCCGTGAAGCCAAAATTTGAGACCTTCATGTCTACCATCTTCAGTGAG TATCCATGCTCCAACATAGTCCAATCTCAACATGAAATGGAATCTATTATCATTAATGGCAGCCAACAGAAACCTGAAGCTTCAACATCGGCTCCAAAGGTCAATTTCAAAAAACCTCATGAAGTCCCCGGATTTGAGGACTTTTCAACAACACCACCCACAGAATTATTAAAGAGATCCAGTTATGTCGctgatacatcttctccacTTCCTTCCAAAAGAATGAAGACTTTCCCTGCTAAAAAGTcaattcaagtagaaacagCCAACATGCACAAGGATTTCATACCACCAAATGAATCAAAAAAGCCTGTTTCTCTTGATAATGTATCAGGGGCGAAGTCAGTTGTA gtTGACCAGAAGTTCAAGCGTTTGAAgaataaaattgattcaaatcacATTGATCTTTTGAAAGCCATCGACAGTATGGCGAACCGAATGACTGGCACATCATCTCAAGTTAAAACAGAGGATTTTGATCAAACATTCCATGTGGTTGAACAACAAGAAGCACCTACTGGATTGAAGGTGcacaattttgcaaataaatctgacccaccccaaaaaaatgacaaatctaATGTACAGGAAGATATTAAG GGACCTGAACCATCCACCATGATAAAACAGGTGGACAATATATCAGAACAAAACATTTCAGCAGATGTTCCAGAATTATTTGATCAGCAGGtttattctgatacattaaag GAAGATGAACCATCCGTCAAGATACAAAAGGTGGATGATGTATCACAACATAACATTGTAGCAGATGAT GAACCAAAAACATTAATTTTTACACCACAATTGAAGGATGTATCAGCACACCAAATGGAACCACAAAGAGCAGATACTGATCAGCTTATTGctaattctgatacattacag AACACTGTAAAGAAAGATGGAAGAGTAGCCGATGATAAAACTGACAAAGTAGAAGAGCAAGTTGAggagattgaaaaagaaaaaatcaaaccaagcaCATCAGAATCCAATACTTCAGCACCATTTTCGACCGAAACTCTGGATGTGATAGATGCTCTAATATACGGACTTCCATTACCAGCCATGCCATTGACAGCTGTTAGTCATGAGCAAGTTCAGGATGAATGTCTATTACGCGATAGCCAGCTACCAACCACTCTTTCATCAAAAGCCAATGTATTGTCTGACGATGCGAAGACACCATTTCGAAGAAGCAGGATTCCTTCGAAGATCTTACAGCCACCGTATCTTTCAAACTTTGGCTCGAGTGAAAAGGGAAAGGAAAATTTGTCAGCTGTTATGCATCAGACACAcccttttgaaggttttggTATATGCTATCATCCCCCATCCGAGCTTGTCACAGACTACTCTCAATGGATAGATAAGGGACTACTAAAATCACATGGCAACAAGTAA
- the LOC129888529 gene encoding 36.4 kDa proline-rich protein encodes MAMGSSKISAMFFICMIFMSICLLPPAYASYGQCPCTPPYPPYEPPSPPGATPRPPHPPKSPGHHPHPPKSPGRPHPPPSTPRPHPPTTKPPPHHGGPPPKVLPPIVFPPPVVSPPITRPPGISPPITQPPPGILPPIVNPPGVIPPITRPPGILPPISRPPGFIPPIINPPGIFPPITNPPGGGGVSPPPSGGGGGGGGYPPYAPPGGGAPGGGGGGGVPGIVPPPPATCPIDALKLGLCLDVLGGLVHIGIGNPVEHICCPVLQGLLELEAAICLCTTIRLKLLNLNIFLPLALSVLATCGLTPPPGFVCPPLV; translated from the coding sequence ATGGCTATGGGTTCATCAAAGATTTCAGCAATGTTCTTCATTTGTATGATTTTCATGTCAATATGTTTGTTACCACCAGCTTATGCTTCATATGGTCAATGCCCATGTACTCCTCCTTATCCACCTTACGAACCACCTAGTCCACCTGGCGCTACCCCACGCCCGCCACATCCTCCAAAATCTCCAGGTCATCACCCTCATCCACCTAAGTCTCCTGGTAGGCCCCACCCTCCACCATCGACTCCACGTCCGCACCCACCAACCACCAAACCGCCACCTCACCACGGCGGACCACCTCCTAAGGTCTTGCCACCTATCGTCTTTCCACCACCTGTCGTATCACCTCCAATCACTCGTCCACCTGGCATTTCGCCTCCAATCACCCAGCCGCCACCTGGCATTTTACCGCCTATAGTCAATCCACCCGGCGTTATCCCTCCAATCACTAGGCCACCTGGCATCCTTCCACCAATTTCAAGGCCACCTGGCTTTATTCCACCTATCATAAACCCTCCCGGAATTTTCCCACCAATAACAAATCCACCTGGAGGAGGAGGAGTTTCGCCGCCACCATCTGGTGGTGGCGGTGGCGGTGGTGGATATCCTCCTTATGCACCTCCTGGTGGAGGTGCAccaggtggtggtggtggtggaggcGTTCCAGGTATTGTTCCGCCTCCACCAGCTACGTGTCCAATAGATGCATTGAAACTTGGGCTTTGTCTTGATGTACTTGGAGGATTAGTGCATATTGGTATAGGGAATCCAGTGGAACATATATGTTGCCCAGTATTACAAGGATTGCTAGAGCTAGAAGCTGCTATTTGTCTATGCACAACTATAAGACTTAAACTTCTAAACCTTAATATTTTCCTTCCACTGGCACTTTCAGTTCTTGCAACATGTGGTTTAACTCCTCCTCCTGGTTTTGTTTGTCCTCCTCTTGTTTGA
- the LOC129890773 gene encoding cation/H(+) antiporter 15-like produces the protein MVEDIIITNSENKIEDSIVCYAPTMIVTNGIWQGDNPLDYSLPLFIVQLTLVVVITRLLVFILKPIRQPRVIAEILGGVILGPSVLGRSSTFANTIFPRRSVMVLETMANIGLLYFLFLVGVEMDVAVLRRNSKKSLIIAIAGMIFPCIIGSSFSFLLHEKSQNTKESTFILFLGLALSVTSFPVLARILAELKLINSEIGRTAMSASLINDMVAWIALGFAIAFSENKDMSLASLWVILSSVAFICVCFFVVKPLIERRISQTPEGESISEFNICLILTGVMISGFITDVIGTHSVFGAFVFGLIIPSGPLGLTLIERLEDFVSGLFLPLFFAISGLKTEISAIDGAATWGILCVVIVLACAGKVIGVVLATLYYKMPFYEGLSLGLLMNAKGLVEMIVLNVGKDQKVLDEKSFAIMVIVAIGMTAIITPIVTIVYKPSRNFTPYKRRTVQKTKLDREFRVLVSIHTPKVVPTIISLLEASCPTKKSPICIYVLHLVELTGRASGMLIVHNMRKTGRPAMNRTQAQSDHIINAFENFEKSAGCVCVQPLTAISPYSTMHEDICVLAEEKRVALIIIPFHKQQTVDGGLEITNPSFRTINQNVLANAPCSVGILVDRGLTGSTRSTMNQISHHVAVLFFGGPDDREALAYAWRMSEHPNINLTVMRFLPGETATRSESSNNKNDHSILTVETERDREKQLDEEYVTEFRTKTGNDESIVYTERVVNHGEETVAAIRSIDNSHDLFIVGRGEGSSSPLTAGLTDWSECPELGTIGDLLASSDFAMTASALVVQQYVGMGTGDPLVTPDSPCHPFNIDHTNRRPQNSYGEQQQPDFHSQL, from the exons ATGGTGGAAGATATAATAATAACGAACTCCGAAAATAAAATCGAGGATTCGATAGTATGTTACGCTCCAACGATGATAGTTACGAACGGGATATGGCAAGGTGATAATCCACTTGATTATTCATTACCACTCTTCATAGTGCAATTGACATTGGTGGTTGTCATCACTCGACTTCTCGTTTTTATATTGAAACCTATTCGTCAACCTCGTGTTATTGCTGAGATTCTT GGTGGTGTAATTTTGGGGCCATCAGTATTAGGAAGAAGTAGCACATTTGCTAATACAATATTTCCTCGAAGAAGTGTGATGGTCCTAGAAACAATGGCAAATATTGGACTTCTTTACTTCCTGTTTCTAGTAGGAGTAGAAATGGACGTTGCTGTGCTTCGTCGAAATAGTAAAAAATCTTTGATTATAGCAATAGCAGGGATGATATTTCCATGTATAATAGGGAGTTCATTCTCCTTCTTGTTGCATGAGAAATCACAAAACACAAAAGAATCAACTTTCATTCTCTTCCTTGGCCTCGCGCTTTCTGTTACTTCATTTCCTGTTCTTGCTAGAATCCTCGCGGAGCTCAAACTTATCAACTCTGAAATTGGGAGGACCGCGATGTCTGCTTCACTTATTAATGATATGGTAGCATGGATTGCCTTAGGCTTTGCAATTGCCTTTTCTGAGAATAAAGACATGAGCTTGGCTTCTCTTTGGGTGATCCTCTCAAGTGTAGCATTCATTTGTGTTTGTTTTTTCGTCGTTAAGCCATTGATTGAAAGGAGGATAAGTCAGACCCCAGAAGGCGAATCGATTAGTGAGTTCAATATATGTCTTATTCTCACAGGAGTTATGATTTCTGGATTCATAACAGATGTTATTGGAACACATTCTGTTTTTGGTGCTTTTGTCTTTGGTTTGATTATCCCTAGTGGTCCTCTTGGTTTGACACTTATAGAAAGGCTAGAGGACTTTGTTTCGGGGCTTTTTCTACCACTTTTTTTCGCGATTAGTGGTCTTAAAACAGAGATTTCTGCTATTGATGGTGCTGCAACATGGGGAATTTTATGTGTTGTTATAGTCTTGGCTTGTGCTGGTAAAGTTATAGGTGTAGTCCTTGCAACACTTTATTACAAAATGCCATTTTATGAAGGCCTCTCTCTTGGTCTCCTCATGAATGCCAAAGGCCTTGTTGAGATGATTGTCCTCAATGTTGGTAAAGACCAAAAG gttcttgatgaaaaatcttttGCTATAATGGTGATTGTAGCAATTGGCATGACTGCAATCATCACCCCTATTGTGACAATAGTCTACAAACCATCAAGAAATTTCACCCCATATAAGAGAAGAACAGTTCAGAAAACAAAGTTGGATAGGGAATTTCGAGTACTCGTTAGCATCCACACACCTAAAGTTGTTCCAACAATTATCAGTCTTCTTGAAGCATCATGTCCAACCAAGAAATCACCAATATGCATATATGTCCTACACCTTGTCGAACTCACTGGCCGTGCATCTGGAATGCTTATTGTCCATAACATGCGAAAAACAGGAAGGCCAGCTATGAACAGAACTCAGGCTCAATCGGATCACATCATCAATGCATTcgagaactttgagaaaagtgCAGGATGCGTCTGCGTGCAACCTCTCACTGCCATCTCCCCTTACTCCACTATGCACGAAGACATTTGCGTGTTAGCTGAGGAAAAACGCGTGGCACTAATCATCATCCCTTTCCACAAGCAACAAACAGTTGATGGTGGACTAGAAATAACAAATCCATCATTCCGAACAATTAACCAGAATGTACTAGCAAATGCACCTTGCTCTGTTGGGATATTAGTGGATAGAGGCTTAACAGGATCTACAAGGTCAACAATGAACCAAATTTCACACCATGTCGCGGTGTTATTCTTTGGAGGACCAGATGATCGCGAAGCATTAGCCTATGCTTGGAGAATGAGTGAACACCCAAACATTAATCTAACTGTTATGCGTTTCCTCCCTGGAGAAACAGCAACAAGATCAGAGTCATCGAACAACAAGAATGACCATAGTATTCTAACAGTTGAAACAGAACGCGATAGGGAAAAACAGCTAGACGAGGAATATGTAACAGAATTCAGGACAAAAACAGGAAATGATGAATCAATAGTTTACACAGAAAGAGTGGTGAATCATGGAGAAGAGACAGTAGCAGCAATAAGGTCAATAGATAACTCACACGACTTGTTCATAGTGGGTAGAGGAGAAGGCAGTAGCTCCCCGTTAACAGCAGGGCTAACTGATTGGAGCGAATGCCCGGAGCTTGGTACCATTGGGGATCTTTTAGCTTCTTCAGATTTTGCGATGACAGCTTCAGCATTGGTGGTGCAACAATATGTAGGAATGGGAACAGGGGATCCGTTAGTCACTCCGGATAGTCCTTGCCACCCCTTCAACATCGATCATACGAATCGTAGGCCACAAAACAGTTATggagaacaacaacaacctgatTTTCATTCACAACTTTGA